In Cydia pomonella isolate Wapato2018A chromosome 1, ilCydPomo1, whole genome shotgun sequence, one genomic interval encodes:
- the LOC133521791 gene encoding cilium assembly protein DZIP1L translates to MACKTSYELHHNFPRLAEETGFAFNTHRPRIHIDWNKIRLIDIDSLTRDRKFALLEQHVNDILDCVLESEFDVRILDEGVVKLFRLAQLAVEYQQFCRHYLDRSVFVLRQEIDTLVQELANAKKDLQEKEDELRKSRRKVKPHYKPLLPYGNDNIAAIILKTLTNKADIFPSTVSGEVPQYNKCHFCDKVFMNQLYLKSHISRRHANLLDEPPERDVKETEPTEVNKIGSENNKLNEEINQLKMKIKEMEILITNNNKVLVDSEVIKANEHVESDKYKEMRDVGVYANNDDVFKKLEEWKKTEQANHTKEIDMLRNQIFETLNSFKVKEIEKPIENDKSIIDQLHKTIKDQGAEILSLQQALTQTKMKSDHDDMERKREIEEQMLQWVRRDEAQSKQYETLVQKLNEVAKEARESRAAADAERQRAGQLEALLKERLRHTHAGGSSDGGSVSNTQEECDDIDPILDEPRIIKAPNPAVKHNSLEHLHRKAQELLNMDSSSISDSSSSERFSNNQTVKTNTNTVSEKSASKERVKKYLKQHDDNTSSKKINTETNKPKAISINKTNDKRPVPQKRKKAKKDSVQSHQKEQLKPSPHLIMKQQNGPILPPGSPLKVVRAKITEEVNSRLVQAGVDPLKSKLSQNLYQKQKAQLQQQLEIKTKKYPAYEQVRYTIMAYLDSDASGKKGDVMVENNMTDSNALTKAFSLSSMISNVKTKALSLVKNKEVKTKNKHKRSKSELAKKALKLLRTPPESPVVSNVHHSSPPVSDEDKIFDRRPDYETTTEDKYVKPHLIKRKTELPTQVHLESDSDSPTNTNPSIPHRPARSIDNLIRSPARRPSSATADYSNTILKYTSRSNNDHLIRTQSATDILEFGTEDGEINKKGWKTPSNDDIQELLEINKVPKSESNRSSPKQTKSVLKNASSTSSLNKKKVIFDMDAIQMKSVSASPSQSLTEKSDDKYELGLINIGDDEWDISSIENEPIKSDTKIRVNVGQSPKIAELKQTIEAQLARRSETPSNALFGGVDVLRGPMNKSSNVGGSNTSLGSSILDESDSAKILNQKNISVVKPKHNAEKDDSELDISDFSVDGLTNKNEKDSF, encoded by the exons atggcGTGTAAAACTTCTTACGAACTACATCATAACTTCCCTAGACTAGCGGAGGAGACAGGATTTGCCTTCAATACACATAGACCGCGGATTCACATAGACTGGAATAAGATTA GACTAATCGATATTGACAGTTTAACAAGAGACCGGAAATTCGCCCTATTAGAACAGCATGTGAACGAC ATTTTGGACTGCGTGTTGGAGTCAGAATTTGACGTCCGAATACTTGACGAAGGTGTCGTGAAACTGTTCCGATTGGCTCAGCTTGCCGTGGAGTATCAGCAGTTCTGCCGGCACTACCTCGATCGCAGCGTGTTTGTGCTGCGACAAGAAATAGATACGCTTGTACag GAACTGGCTAACGCAAAAAAGGATTTACAAGAAAAAGAAGACGAACTTAGAAAATCACGAAGAAAAGTAAAACCTCACTATAAACCCCTTCTTCCTTATGGGAACGATAATATTGCggcaattatattaaaaactctCACAAATAAAGCAGACATCTTTCCGTCGACTGTGAGCGGCGAAGTCCCACAGTATAACAAATGCCACTTTTGTGATAAAGTGTTCATGAACCAACTTTACCTTAAAAGTCACATTTCTAGAAGACATGCAAACCTTTTAGATGAACCTCCTGAAAGAGATGTAAAGGAAACTGAACCCACAGAAGTGAATAAAATTGGCAGCGAAAACAATAAGCTCAATGAAGAGATAAACCaactaaaaatgaaaataaaagaaatggaaattttaattacaaataataataaagttttggTAGACAGTGAAGTGATAAAAGCCAATGAACACGTTGAGAGTGATAAATACAAAGAAATGAGAGATGTGGGGGTTTACGCTAATAACGATGACGTGTTTAAAAAACTCGAAGAATGGAAAAAGACAGAACAAGCGAATCACACTAAAGAGATCGACATGTTACGTAATCAAATTTTCGAAacattaaatagttttaaagtgAAAGAAATTGAAAAACCTATTGAAAATGACAAATCAATAATTGATCAACTACATAAGACAATAAAAGACCAGGGCGCAGAAATACTATCATTGCAGCAGGCACTTACTCAAACA AAAATGAAAAGTGATCATGATGACATGGAACGTAAAAGAGAAATTGAGGAACAAATGTTACAATGGGTGCGGCGGGACGAAGCCCAATCAAAACAGTACGAAACACTGGTTCAGAAACTAAACGAAGTAGCGAAGGAAGCACGGGAATCACGAGCAGCGGCCGACGCGGAGCGCCAGCGAGCAGGACAACTGGAGGCTCTTCTGAAGGAACGTCTGCGTCACACACACGCTGGCGGCTCCTCAGACGGTGGTTCG GTTTCCAATACACAGGAAGAATGTGATGATATAGATCCAATATTAGACGAACCAAGAATTATTAAGGCACCAAACCCGGCCGTGAAGCATAATAGCTTAGAACATCTACATCGTAAAGCTCAGGAACTACTTAACATGGACTCGAGCAGTATATCTGATTCTTCTAGTTCAGAAAGATTTTCCAATAATCAGACAGTAAAGACAAACACCAACACAGTAAGCGAAAAGTCTGCATCAAAAGAACGCGTGAAGAAGTACTTAAAGCAACACGACGATAATACGTCGTCAAAGAAAATTAATACAGAAACCAATAAGCCCAAAGCAATTTCTATTAATAAAACCAATGACAAGAGACCAGTTCCCCAGAAACGAAAAAAGGCAAAGAAAGATTCAGTACAATCTCATCAGAAGGAACAATTAAAACCATCTCCTCATTTAATTATGAAGCAACAAAACGGCCCTATACTTCCTCCAGGAAG CCCTCTCAAAGTGGTTCGCGCAAAAATTACAGAAGAAGTCAACAGTAGACTTGTGCAAGCCGGCGTGGACCCACTCAAGAGTAAACTAAGCCAGAATCTGTATCAAAAGCAGAAAGCACAATTACAACAGcaattagaaataaaaactAAG AAATATCCTGCTTACGAACAAGTAAGATACACTATTATGGCATATTTGGATTCAGATGCTTCTGGTAAAAAGGGAGATGTTATGGTAGAAAACAATATGACGGATTCCAATGCTTTGACTAAAGCTTTTAGTCTTAGTTCGATGATATCAAATGTAAAAACGAAGGCTTTATCTTTAGTTAAAAACAAAGAGGTAAAAACCaagaataaacacaaaagaTCAAAGTCTGAACTTGCTAAAAAAGCTCTGAAGTTGCTAAGGACTCCGCCTGAATCCCCAGTAGTTTCAAACGTTCATCACTCAAGCCCACCGGTTTCTGATGAAGATAAGATTTTTGACAGGAGACCCGATTACGAGACGACAACTGAAGATAAATATGTGAAGCCTCACCTTATCAAAAGAAAAACGGAGTTGCCAACTCAAGTTCACTTAGAAAGTGATTCTGATAGTCCAACTAATACGAACCCATCTATCCCCCACAGGCCAGCAAGGTCTATAGACAACTTGATAAGATCTCCGGCACGAAGGCCCTCATCAGCGACTGCAGACTATAGTAATACTATTCTTAAATACACTAGTCGTAGTAACAACGATCATCTAATTCGTACTCAATCCGCGACAGACATTTTGGAATTCGGAACTGAAGATGGAGAAATCAATAAAAAAGGGTGGAAAACTCCAAGTAATGATGATATTCAAGAGCTTTTGGAGATTAACAAAGTACCTAAAAGTGAAAGTAATAGGTCTAGCCCTAAACAAACCAAAAGCGTTCTGAAAAATGCATCTTCGACATCGTCACTCAATAAGAAGAAAGTTATATTTGATATGGATGCTATACAAATGAAATCAGTTAGCGCGTCGCCTTCACAAAGCCTAACTGAAAAAAGCGATGATAAATATGAACTGGGGTTGATCAACATCGGAGATGATGAATGGGATATATCTAG CATCGAAAATGAGCCCATAAAGAGTGATACCAAGATACGCGTGAATGTCGGACAAAGTCCAAAGATAGCCGAACTAAAGCAAACTATAGAAGCTCAGCTAGCACGTCGCAGTGAGACACCTTCCAACGCACTTTTTGGAGGAGTTGACGTATTAAGAGGGCCTATGAACAAGTCTTCCAACGTCGGCGGGAGTAACACGAGTCTAGGCAGCTCAATCTTGGACGAGTCGGACAGTGCCAAAATATTGaaccaaaaaaatataagcGTGGTAAAACCAAAACATAACGCTGAAAAAGATGACAGTGAATTGGACATTTCTGATTTTAGCGTTGACGGATTGACTAATAAGAATGAAAAAGATTctttttag